One Glycine max cultivar Williams 82 chromosome 6, Glycine_max_v4.0, whole genome shotgun sequence DNA segment encodes these proteins:
- the LOC100500269 gene encoding uncharacterized protein LOC100500269, with translation MRGSCSCQPSNNDKERNFMVMEVSAYICNNNFIFSSSRAITQKSSASFSSPMLVKSMATPKPLPSVSRTVGSRKNSTVFPLGEQPRSSPATATPPIKLLTRMEQLKLLSKAEKAGLLSAAEKFGFSLSTIERLGLLSKAEELGVLSAATDPGTPRTLLTLSLGLLILGPLFVYFVPEDNLGLVGLQVVVALVSVIGGSAGLAASNFVSNLQKLK, from the exons ATGAGAGGCTCTTGTTCATGTCAACCAAGCAATAACgataaagaaagaaattttaTGGTTATGGAGGTCTCAGCATACATTTGCAACAAcaacttcatcttctcttcttctcGTGCCATAACACAAAAATCTTCTGCTTCTTTCTCATCACCTATGCTTGTCAAATCCATGGCCACTCCCAAGCCTCTTCCCTCAGTCTCTAGAACTGTAGGCTCTAGAAAG AACTCAACTGTGTTCCCACTTGGGGAACAACCTAGGAGCAGCCCCGCGACAGCCACGCCTCCCATAAAGCTTTTGACAAGGATGGAGCAGCTGAAGCTGCTGAGCAAAGCAGAGAAAGCAGGGTTGCTATCTGCAGCAGAGAAGTTTGGATTCTCCCTCTCAACAATAGAGAGGCTTGGACTCCTCTCAAAGGCAGAAGAGTTGGGTGTGCTATCTGCTGCAACTGATCCTGGAACTCCAAGGACACTCTTGACCCTCAGCTTGGGGTTGCTGATCCTTGGACCCTTATTTGTTTACTTCGTTCCTGAGGACAACCTTGGATTGGTGGGGTTGCAGGTTGTGGTTGCCTTGGTCAGTGTAATTGGGGGTTCTGCTGGCTTGGCTGCCTCAAATTTTGTATCCAACTTGcagaaattgaaataa
- the LOC100814728 gene encoding ninja-family protein AFP3 isoform X2, with protein sequence MERCYNEKEYKSKKIDLTLKLSPCGENAEEKERGLRRSSSSSLVVVGVANGAQWGTSLGRSCSLPAERQRRVAALSPQVLAWVAASSAVNVNNTSSSLHKPNPLPSSSQDSGLQGPTHAAKGVALNIQTSTKEENDSKASHKTIAKAISPRPADSKPENPAKKHKLGNYCSLKGDVMEILRQMPSVTTTGDGPNGKRIEGFLYKYRSGQVCIVCVCHGNFLTPAEFVMHAGGKEVANPMKHITVLSNSF encoded by the exons ATGGag AGGTGTTACAATGAGAAAGAGTACAAGTCCAAGAAAATAGACCTTACTCTAAAGCTTTCACCTTGTGGTGAGAATGcagaagagaaagagaggggGTTGAGaaggtcatcatcatcatcattagtaGTAGTTGGTGTTGCAAATGGGGCCCAGTGGGGCACATCTCTTGGCAGATCTTGCTCATTGCCAGCAGAGAGGCAGAGGAGGGTGGCTGCACTCTCACCTCAAGTGCTTGCTTGGGTGGCTGCTTCTTCTGCTGTCAATGTCAACAACACATCGTCATCACTTCACAAACCAAACCCACTCCCAAGTTCTTCTCAGGATTCAGGGCTTCAGG GTCCTACACATGCAGCCAAAGGAGTTGCTTTGAACATCCAAACATCAACCAAGGAGGAAAACGATTCCAAGGCTTCCCACAAAACAATTGCCAAGGCAATTTCACCTAGGCCTGCTGACAGTAAGCCGGAGAATCCGgctaaaaaacataaacttGGGAACTACTGCAGTCTTAAAGGCGATGTAATGGAGATCCTGAGACAGATGCCGAGTGTGACTACTACTGGAGATGGCCCCAATGGGAAGAGAATAGAAGGGTTTCTGTACAAGTATAGGTCTGGTCAAGTGTGTATTGTTTGTGTCTGCCATGGTAACTTTCTCACCCCAGCTGAGTTTGTCATGCATGCTGGGGGCAAGGAAGTGGCCAATCCAATGAAGCATATCACTGTTTTATCTAACTCATTTTAG
- the LOC100814728 gene encoding ninja-family protein 2 isoform X1, which yields MERCYNEKEYKSKKIDLTLKLSPCGENAEEKERGLRRSSSSSLVVVGVANGAQWGTSLGRSCSLPAERQRRVAALSPQVLAWVAASSAVNVNNTSSSLHKPNPLPSSSQDSGLQDTLRGVSCNIPYIGPTHAAKGVALNIQTSTKEENDSKASHKTIAKAISPRPADSKPENPAKKHKLGNYCSLKGDVMEILRQMPSVTTTGDGPNGKRIEGFLYKYRSGQVCIVCVCHGNFLTPAEFVMHAGGKEVANPMKHITVLSNSF from the exons ATGGag AGGTGTTACAATGAGAAAGAGTACAAGTCCAAGAAAATAGACCTTACTCTAAAGCTTTCACCTTGTGGTGAGAATGcagaagagaaagagaggggGTTGAGaaggtcatcatcatcatcattagtaGTAGTTGGTGTTGCAAATGGGGCCCAGTGGGGCACATCTCTTGGCAGATCTTGCTCATTGCCAGCAGAGAGGCAGAGGAGGGTGGCTGCACTCTCACCTCAAGTGCTTGCTTGGGTGGCTGCTTCTTCTGCTGTCAATGTCAACAACACATCGTCATCACTTCACAAACCAAACCCACTCCCAAGTTCTTCTCAGGATTCAGGGCTTCAGG ATACACTCAGAGGTGTCTCATGCAACATTCCATATATAGGTCCTACACATGCAGCCAAAGGAGTTGCTTTGAACATCCAAACATCAACCAAGGAGGAAAACGATTCCAAGGCTTCCCACAAAACAATTGCCAAGGCAATTTCACCTAGGCCTGCTGACAGTAAGCCGGAGAATCCGgctaaaaaacataaacttGGGAACTACTGCAGTCTTAAAGGCGATGTAATGGAGATCCTGAGACAGATGCCGAGTGTGACTACTACTGGAGATGGCCCCAATGGGAAGAGAATAGAAGGGTTTCTGTACAAGTATAGGTCTGGTCAAGTGTGTATTGTTTGTGTCTGCCATGGTAACTTTCTCACCCCAGCTGAGTTTGTCATGCATGCTGGGGGCAAGGAAGTGGCCAATCCAATGAAGCATATCACTGTTTTATCTAACTCATTTTAG
- the LOC102662490 gene encoding protein MAIN-LIKE 1-like, with protein sequence MQEIQKNAIAVVKDVENVDHDTDEPHEEPHDPVTEDVGDGSQGFSGRPQDTPVLTSYVGHVAVNVWVGKERTKLKLASHGRKVEKFGRLALEIEGLVAGTSLSSLITCSLETGDKGLLFAFAERWHKETSSFHLPIREMSITLDDVASLLHLPITGAFHMYDAIDVEHTVDLLVELLEVSRQEAVDETKHDNGH encoded by the exons ATGCAGGAAATCCAGAAAAACG CTATAGCTGTTGTAAAGGATGTTGAAAATGTGGATCATGACACTGATGAGCCTCATGAGGAGCCTCACGATCCAGTTACGGAGGATGTAGGTGATGGTTCACAGGGTTTTTCAGGCAGGCCCCAAGATACACCAGTGTTGACTTCATATGTTGGTCATGTGGCAGTCAATGTGTGGGTAGGAAAG gAACGTACAAAGTTAAAGTTAGCCTCTCATGGGAGGAAGGTTGAGAAATTTGGAAGGCTTGCACTTGAGATTGAAGGTTTAGTAGCTGGTACAAGCTTAAGTTCTTTAATTACATGTTCATTGGAGACAGGAGACAAGGGACTTTTGTTTGCTTTTGCGGAGAGGTGGCACAAGGAAACTAGCAGTTTCCATCTGCCCATAAGAGAGATGAGTATAACCCTTGATGATGTGGCATCATTATTACATCTACCCATTACAGGTGCATTCCATATGTATGATGCAATAGATGTAGAGCATACTGTGGATTTGTTAGTTGAGTTGCTTGAAGTGTCTAGACAAGAAGCAGTAGATGAGACAAAGCACGATAATGGACACTAG
- the LOC102662633 gene encoding chitinase-like protein PB1E7.04c: MESISNSGSSVDMRTGPTTKSGEGEQFNKEKKQVPSSSPFSSELKSQDHFDLMPNATTTTTHPRPLGATSPTHDKTYSQSELHNTHLVAENGDGRPVNSHVEAHSSNPFGEANPSPLENNTAPSTSSQNPFIEMSDATTNTKHVGASESEKEHDHLHSLPSMQQEKGGMPNNSVSAFPTDGMLGPHSSLAPSTNESSQGNPFKAPPTSETNKNTFVGSADSVKVDEHHDHGNESHHRLPSPEQGHWSVPSSEARTHPANTHGETHVPSSSQQLDPLLESAQNKHQADATSKDHAGSTTIPTSVEPHHTFSVTEQGHHNKDSSNSEIDNKSDSSVSSFSPASESSTQDHMHNSANAVTKAPQKRGKDVRFASESCNDDIPISSFQKHGQQTSDGEGQNSSTGVALGTSNGSEKQNPPLQIMERPENPTTSSNYRFPSHVFDRHKSKSNTQWSTASNESLFSIQMGNTSFSNDMGWSWMSKSGEMDRPGDAISPGVFPPSNQPPLPPQSPPQPQPQPPATKFSDISQSTAKQHKGSRVTELKAAETMREVIMENSISKGDLIPAGGATPSNMRSTSNAHSHKSDGSTKSFAFNVLADGEKPLSAKHGEEKRKQQKQPEQQDIRPAPDAAPQNPKPIPNAPQNKSWFSCFSCC; this comes from the exons ATGGAATCCATAAGTAACAGTGGATCTAGTGTTGATATGAGAACTGGTCCTACTACAAAGTCAGGTGAAGGAGAACAatttaacaaagaaaagaaacaagtacCCTCCTCTTCACCCTTTTCATCAGAGTTGAAATCACAAGATCACTTTGACCTTATGCCAAATGCAACAACCACTACAACTCATCCTAGACCTCTAGGTGCAACCTCTCCTACACATGACAAAACTTACTCACAGTCTGAATTGCATAACACACATTTAGTGGCAGAAAATGGTGATGGAAGGCCAGTTAACAGCCATGTGGAAGCACATTCTTCTAACCCTTTTGGCGAAGCTAATCCTTCTCCCTTAGAAAACAACACAGCCCCCTCTACATCGTCACAAAACCCCTTCATAGAGATGAGTGATGCCACCACCAACACTAAACATGTTGGTGCATCTGAATCTGAAAAGGAGCATGACCATCTACATTCATTGCCTTCCATGCAACAAGAAAAAGGTGGCATGCCTAACAATAGTGTAAGTGCATTTCCCACTGATGGTATGCTAGGCCCCCATTCATCATTGGCACCATCCACAAATGAATCATCACAAGGGAATCCCTTCAAAGCGCCACCAACAAGTGAAACCAATAAGAACACTTTTGTTGGTTCAGCTGACTCGGTGAAAGTTGATGAACATCATGATCATGGCAATGAATCACATCATAGACTACCATCACCGGAGCAAGGTCATTGGAGCGTGCCTAGTAGCGAAGCAAGGACACATCCTGCTAACACACATGGTGAAACTCATGTTCCCTCTTCGAGCCAACAATTAGACCCCTTGTTGGAATCAGCACAAAACAAACACCAAGCTGATGCAACTTCTAAGGACCATGCAGGTTCTACTACTATCCCAACAAGTGTTGAACCCCATCATACCTTTTCAGTTACAGAGCAAGGACATCACAACAAGGACAGTAGCAATTCAGAAATAGATAACAAGTCAGACTCATCAGTTTCATCATTTTCCCCAGCTTCTGAATCTTCAACTCAAGACCACATGCATAATTCTGCAAATGCAGTCACTAAAGCACCTCAAAAAAGGGGAAAGGATGTTAGGTTTGCTTCAGAATCTTGTAATGATGATATCCCAATTAGCTCTTTCCAAAAACATGGACAACAAACTAGTGATGGTGAAGGACAAAACTCATCAACAGGTGTTGCTCTTGGCACAAGCAATGGCTCAGAAaagcaaaatcctccactacaGATAATGGAGCGACCAGAAAATCCTACAACTTCTTCGAACTATAGGTTTCCATCACATGTGTTTGATAgacacaaatcaaaatcaaacacccAATGGAGCACTGCCTCTAATGAATCATTGTTCAGCATTCAAATGGGAAATACAAGTTTCTCGAATGACATGGGTTGGAGTTGGATGAGCAAATCTGGTGAAATGGATAGACCTGGTGACGCGATCTCGCCTGGCGTATTTCCTCCAAGCAATCAGCCCCCACTCCCACCTCAATCCCCACCCCAACCTCAACCTCAACCTCCAGCTACAAAATTCAGTGATATCAGCCAAAGCACTGCAAAACAACATAAAGGTTCAAGAGTGACTGAACTAAAAGCTGCTGAGACAATGAGAGAGGTTATAATGGAAAACAGTATAAGTAAAGGGGATTTGATACCTGCTGGAGGGGCAACACCTTCCAATATGCGTTCTACTTCTAATGCCCATTCTCACAAATCAGATGGGAGCACCAAATCCTTTGCGTTTAATGT ATTGGCAGATGGAGAAAAACCTCTTTCGGCAAAGCATggtgaagagaagagaaagcaGCAGAAACAGCCAGAGCAGCAGGATATTAGACCAGCACCAGATGCAGCACCTCAGAACCCCAAGCCAATCCCAAATGCTCCTCagaacaaatcatggttttcttgctTCTCATGTTGTTAA